A single window of Chitinophagales bacterium DNA harbors:
- a CDS encoding DNA alkylation repair protein: MSNIYVLQLQEHFAPHTNPYNAPAMSKYMRNLFPYLGIKSPQRNALFRSFIATNGLPEYSQLAEIVKELWELPEREFQYIAIDLVGKWVKKLQVEDIRLVRI; the protein is encoded by the coding sequence ATGTCCAATATCTACGTTTTGCAGCTTCAAGAGCATTTTGCCCCTCATACAAATCCTTATAACGCACCTGCAATGTCGAAGTATATGCGGAATTTGTTTCCCTATTTAGGCATCAAATCACCACAACGCAATGCGTTATTTCGCTCATTTATTGCTACAAATGGGCTACCCGAATACAGTCAATTGGCGGAAATAGTAAAAGAACTATGGGAATTACCTGAGCGTGAATTTCAATACATTGCCATTGATTTGGTTGGGAAATGGGTCAAAAAACTGCAAGTTGAAGATATTAGACTTGTACGGATTTGA
- a CDS encoding DNA alkylation repair protein: protein MEFMIVHKSWWDSVDTTAKWVGVFFKKYPTMTKPVTKRWITSDNMWLQRMAIIFQLAYKKDTDVDLLFEYVLRKSDSKEFFIQKAIGWALRQYAKTDANAVWRFVDVTDLAPLSRREALKHFSKK, encoded by the coding sequence TTGGAGTTTATGATTGTCCATAAATCTTGGTGGGATAGTGTGGATACAACTGCAAAATGGGTGGGTGTGTTCTTCAAAAAATATCCAACAATGACCAAACCCGTCACAAAACGCTGGATAACATCGGATAATATGTGGCTGCAAAGAATGGCAATCATTTTTCAGCTGGCGTATAAAAAAGATACCGATGTTGATCTATTGTTTGAATATGTGTTGCGAAAATCGGATTCAAAGGAGTTTTTCATTCAAAAAGCGATTGGCTGGGCTTTGCGGCAATATGCGAAAACGGATGCAAATGCTGTATGGAGATTTGTAGATGTAACCGATTTAGCACCTTTGAGTAGGAGGGAGGCTTTGAAGCATTTTTCGAAAAAGTAG